The Pseudomonas fulva 12-X sequence TGGCCAGGCCCAGCAGCGGCAGGAAGGACACCAGGTGGTAGACCCAGACGATGCCGTGCACGTCGGCCAGCTCGCCGAGGGCGGCCGCGCCGATGCCGCCAATGCCGAACATCAGCCCGAACATCAGCCCGGAAACCATGCCGACGCGACCCGGCACCGCTTCCTGGGCATAAACCACCAGGGCCGCAAAGGCCGAGGACATCACCAGGCCGATCATGATCGCCAGCACCGCCGTCGCCGTGGCGCCGACGTAGGGCAGGGCCAGGGCGAAGGGCGCCACGCCCATGAAGGAAATCCAGATCACCGCCTTGCGGCCGATACGGTCACCCACCGGGCCGCCGGCGAAGGTGCCGAACGCCACCGCGGCGAGGAAGATGAACAGGTAGATCTGGCTCTGCTGAACGCTCATGGCGAAGCGCTCGATCAGGTAGAAGGTGAAGAAGTTGGTGAACGCCGCGATGTACACGAACTTGGCGAACATCAGTACGCAGATCACTGCGATGGCCTGGATCACCTGGGAGCGGCCCAGGCCAGCCGTCTGCTTGCCCGCCAGGCTCTTCAGCTTGGCCTGGCCGTGGTGCACGCTCCAGATGGTCAGGCGGCAGAGCACGAAGATCGCCAGGGCGGCGGCCAGCATGAACCAGGCGATGGCGTGCTGGCCGTAGGGGATGACGATGGCCGCCGCCAGCAGCGGGCCGAGGGCCGAGCCCGAGTTGCCGCCGACCTGGAAGGTCGATTGCGCGGTGCCGAAGCGCCCGCCCGACGCCATCCGCGCAATGCGCGAGGCTTCCGGGTGAAAGGTCGCCGAGCCCACGCCGACCACCGCCGCGGCCAGCAACAGCATTTCGTAGCTGCTGGCGAAGGCGAGCAGGGCGATGCCGATAAAGGTCATCACCATGCCCGAGGGCAACAGATAGGGTTTGGGGTGCTTGTCGGTGTACATGCCGATCCAGGGCTGCAGCAGCGAGGCGGTGATCTGGTAGACCAGGCCGATCCAGCCGATCTGCGCGAAACTCAGGGAGAACTGAGCCTTGAGCATAGGGAACACGGCGGGCATCACCGACTGGATCAGGTCGTTGAGCAGGTGCGAGAAGGCGGCGGCGCCGACCACCGGCAGCAG is a genomic window containing:
- a CDS encoding MFS transporter, which translates into the protein MNSTTPDLAPATSAPQAQGFLLPVVGAAAFSHLLNDLIQSVMPAVFPMLKAQFSLSFAQIGWIGLVYQITASLLQPWIGMYTDKHPKPYLLPSGMVMTFIGIALLAFASSYEMLLLAAAVVGVGSATFHPEASRIARMASGGRFGTAQSTFQVGGNSGSALGPLLAAAIVIPYGQHAIAWFMLAAALAIFVLCRLTIWSVHHGQAKLKSLAGKQTAGLGRSQVIQAIAVICVLMFAKFVYIAAFTNFFTFYLIERFAMSVQQSQIYLFIFLAAVAFGTFAGGPVGDRIGRKAVIWISFMGVAPFALALPYVGATATAVLAIMIGLVMSSAFAALVVYAQEAVPGRVGMVSGLMFGLMFGIGGIGAAALGELADVHGIVWVYHLVSFLPLLGLATALLPRTRPLKPQAPVAAPASR